Genomic window (Pseudomonas sp. L5B5):
TGGCCCGTGAGAACCACGACAGCTGGGGCTACTGGCTCAAGCATCACTGCCGCTGCCTGTGGGGCGAGGACCTGCGCCGGGGCCTGGCGCCTTTCAGGCCCAGCCGGAGGATTGCCCTGGCGGTGAACGGCGATTTTTTCGCGGTGCTGAACGACTATGCCACCCGCCTCGACCGCGAACCGCAACCCCACGAGACTCTGCGATTGCAACGGGAGGCTTCGCGCAAACTCATTCGCGCGACCAACCTGCTGCGCTCGGAACAGGAATCCAGCTGGCCCCACAGCCTGGATGAGCATGTGCAACTGTTTGTGCTGCACTACCCGCAAATGAAGGGGGTCATCGACGAATTTCGCCAGCTCGCCACAGCAACACGCCCTGCCGATGCCGGTTTCAGCAGTCGCTTGCGGCAGATGGCGCAGTGGATGAGCCAGCA
Coding sequences:
- a CDS encoding nucleotidyltransferase domain-containing protein, producing MHPSATFGVDADGLISLPPEAPLQAEYHALLDELRAALGAPNSPPLHSLYLYGSVARGTARPGASDLDLCLVLQHPADPSGLLHLENLRQALQARQPLVSKIDFDIGHLQQVLARENHDSWGYWLKHHCRCLWGEDLRRGLAPFRPSRRIALAVNGDFFAVLNDYATRLDREPQPHETLRLQREASRKLIRATNLLRSEQESSWPHSLDEHVQLFVLHYPQMKGVIDEFRQLATATRPADAGFSSRLRQMAQWMSQQAAHPCPRD